The stretch of DNA TGCTTCTTCAATTCTTGGCTTCCCCAGGGCTGGACACAAAATAAGCAGAAATAGATGGTAAGTGGGTACTAGAGGTACAATGAAGAGGCCCCTGTCTAGGAGGAGTGAGAGTTTCCCTGATACCCTCTGCTAGGCACAGGAAGAGATGGAAGAAGTTAAATACAGAGTTTTAGACCTATTGGCCTTGGGCACTGGGGCAGGGCCCTCCTGCCACCCACTCACCTGCAGACACTGGCCTGACTGCAGGTCCTGTAGTAACTGCTCTCCGAGGCGAGCTGCCCTCTGCCAAACCAAAGGGAGGTTGTCACCTAGGGGCATCATACTTAGGAGACCACTAAGCTTCAGCTTGCAGAATagttggggaagggaaggggagtggCTGGAGACTTCTAAGAGGTCACTAAGAACAGGGCCTAGGTTTGAGTAACCCCCACATTCCCGGAGAGCACTGCAGGGTCTGGCACAAAGGAGGGGAAATTGAATGCAATGAAAATCTGAGGCCAGGCTTGAGATGGAACTGGAAAGGTACATGGAGGAGGACCCCCTTGTCCTCACCGTAGAGGCCTGACTGAGTAGTGGGGTGCAGCCACTGGGTTCCAAGGCACAGAGTGATCTGTTGTTCTGGGGGCCACGTGTCTCTAGCAGCAGCATATCATCCTTGAGGGCCCCGAGGGAATCTGGAAGGGGTGAGAGCCCACTCTGAGCAAGACCCAAGCATACTGGAGGCTGCCACTTGCCCCCACGCCTGATCTTCACCCCCATGAGGTGGCACTTGCAGGGTTCACCTCTATTGCAATGGCCCTGCCCCAGCCTTTCCCAGGCTCCACTCACCAGCCCACAAGCACTCCTGTAGCTGCAGCTTCTCCCAGCTGCTCACCTGGTTAGAAGGAGCCAAGGTTAGGGCCACAACAAAAAGCAAGAGGCAAGGCCGCAAAGAACTGAAGAGAAGGACAGTAAGGGGAGGTCTGTTTGGTTGGAGTAGGGGATCTGCATTCTGGACCTAATGTTAAGCAGATCAGGATTCAAGGCTAGATGATTAAgagatactttatttttctcagcCACAGCCTTGCGAGGGCATCTACGTTCCCTTCTCATCTAACCACCTTCACCAAGAGGCCTCATCTGACCACTCCACTTGTATACTGTATTATTCATTCAatctgtgtcttcctccattattttttttaagattttatttatttgtcagagagagagagcaagcacaagcagggggagcagcaggcagagggagaagcaggctccctgctgagcaaggagcctgatgcaggactcatcccagaaccctgggatcatgacctgagctgaaggcagacgctcaaccaactaagccacccctgcatccctctctttctccattaGAAAATAAGTTTTATAGGGTGGGAACATTGATTGGTTTTATTCACTACTGTGAAGTagttattatcatccccattaaAGAGATTCGGAGACTGATGTTCAGAGTggtgaagtgacttgctcagAGTCCCATAGTACTGCTAAATAAATAGTACAACTCCAAGAGGTAGCCCAAAACAACCTTGCTTCCATGACCCAAGGGATAAAGTGGGTCCAGAAGACAGTGAATTATCTGGTGGGGTCCACTTGGGGTCCTCCCCTAGCCCAGAGCTCTTGTGCCCTTCTTACCTGAACACAGAGGTTGGGGTGAACATTCAGCAATGGCAACTCAAGTGTCTTCTGTGGAAAAAGGGTAATGGGTGAGGTCAGGAAATAGGCCCCCCAAGCTCCCTGTCAtttcttgatcccaggagcctccCACGGCTTCACTTACATTTACAGTGACATTTTCTCGGGACAGCGGTGGGACCAGCGACAGGCAGGGACCCCCGCCTGGTGCCTGCCAACACAGAGTGGCCTCAGCAAGCAGCAAGCAGGGTGCATTTAGCTGCCAGCCCTGGGGGGACAGTAGCCGCAGCCGGGCTGCACGCCAGAGGTTCCGGTGTGCCCGGGGGTCTGCAAGAAGAGGGCTGCGTCACTGGGCACCCAGCATGCATCCACCTGCACCCTTcccaccctggccccagccctggtCTTCTCACCCTCCTTAAAGGGGCAGAGGCTCGTCCTGACAGAGTCGGGCTCTAGAGGCCACACCTGGAAAAGAAACAGGGTTCTATTAGTCCATTCAACCCTCCAACAGtatgtgccaggccctctgcCAAGCACTGGGATGCattcattcaactaatatttCATCAACACTTGCCCAGTCTTTTTGCTCTTTGTAAAGCCCTAGCGTTGCATGCATTGATTCTTCCAGCAGACCCTATACCAGTATCTGGCAACACCTTCATTCAACAGATTTTTAATAAAGACCTACTCTGTATCTTAGCACCATGGTTGGCACTAGGGACGTTGACAATGAAATCCAATCACTGTGTGTgaacctactacatgccaggtactgtgctaagtgttaacatgtattaatatatataaatttatttgtcttgtgttatatatatattacatatagtatacataatatataatatattacacatatattttatattatataacaatatatattatatattgtcttATATAATATAGAccgtatatatttatatattattgaaTATCATATATgatcattatattatataattatatattgtatataatataaatatattatattctattatatatttacataatatataatatcaatatatgaatatatagatatatatccacatgtttatattctataatatatttctaaacattatataattatatattatataatatataaaatatgtaatatatactatatataacaaatatatgtatatttttaaaagattttaaaaaggattttatttatttatttgacagagatcacaagcaggcagagagagaggaagggaagcaggctccccgctgagcgctgagcccgatgtggggctcgattccaggaccccaggatcatgaccctagccgaaggcagaggcttcaacccactgagccacccaggcgccccatgtatattgttttaagtaaactctacgcagtgttgggctcaaactcatgaccctgagatcaagagtcacatgctctatgaaCTGAACCCGCTAGGCACCCCATTTCTTtcaaaaagcttttaaaacacATCTATTCTGTGCTTAGCCCTATGGTAAGCAGTAGAGATAGTATATTAATTtattcagcaaacttttttttaaagattttatttattcatttgacagacagagatcacaagtaggcagagaggcaggcagagagagaggaggaagcaggctccctgccaagcagagagccagatgtggggcttgatccgaggatcctgggatcatgacctgagctgaaggcagaggctttaacccactgagccacccaggtgcccccaaaatagtaTTCAGCAAACTTTTAATTAAGACCACCTACTATGTGGCAGGCATTGTGCTTGACAGTAAAGATGTTTATATCACAGCAAACATTTCATGAACATCTGTTATGTGTCCTATCACAGTGCTAGTTAGTagagtttcattcattcattcattcattcattcattcctttaacaGACTTAATTAGCACCCATTACATGCCAGGCATTGCACAAGGCTCTGGGGGAGTTACTAAATTTGAATTAGGTATTATTTCCTTGCCTTCAGGAAATTACAAAGTCACAGTTTTAGTAAAGATAAAACATGTGTATAAATTAATAAACTGGTGactcatttattgagcatctgttgTGTGCAAGAAAAAAGGATACAGGTGCCCAAATAAGAAAGGAAGTGATAAACGAACAAGAAAAGACAGAAGTGTAAGAAGTTTGGAAGGCAGGAGAGGCCAGACAGTTGAGGAAAAGCTTTGGGAACGAGGTAATACCAGAGCTGGAAGGATATGGCTGTATAGAAAAGAAATGAGGGTATTTCAGGCAGTAGAAATAACAGGCATTGATGTCAGAGATAAAATAGATGGGACCTGATCACCATTTAAATGTGcaatcagaagaggaaagaggggtgtctagctggctcagttggtagaacatgtgactcttgacctcaaggTTGTTAactttgagccccacgttggttgtagagattacttaaaaataaaatcttaaaaaaaaagaaggggtgcctgggtggctcagtgggttgaagcctctgcctttggctcaggtcatgatctcagggtcctggggtcaaaccccacatctggctctctgctcagaggggagcctgcttcctcctctctatctgcctgcctctctgcctacttgtgttttctgcccaccaaataaataaataaaatcttaaaaaaaaaaaagaagaggaaagaaccaACATATAGAAGCTTGGATACTTCCTTTTGTAACAGTTCTATGAGGCTGgtattgttattcccattttacagataagaaacaggctcagagaggtgaagtgacttgtaCAAGGGCACACAGCTAGCAAATGGCAAGAGTCAGTATTCAAACTGTCTGAGTTCACAGCACATACTCTACTTTCCAGAGGAGTACAAAGAGGCAATTGGAGGAGTAGGGAAAGGCTTCAAGGAGGAGTTGACATTTGAATGGGACCATGAAGAATGTGTAGGAGACCTGTGGACAGAGGATCAGGAAAAGCATTCAGAGCCTGCAACAGGCAGAAGACAGGACAGCAAATGTCAGGAAAGGGCTAGTCACTTTAGGGAGCAATAGTTCCCACCCCAAAGAGGAATACAGTGGATGGCAAGACAAAAAAGGTAAGGACCACCCCCCTTCTCAATTCCTCAAGCCCCTTGCCCTGGCAGCTAGTTAGACTCTTCTCTTACCTGAATACAAAGGCAGGGAAACAGGTCTGTGTGGTTCAAGGTAATATTCCGTGGCCCAGTCTGTGGATAAGCAGAAGACGAGAAGTGGAGAatatgaggaggaggaagactggAAGCCAAAGCTGAGGAAACCAGGCAGGCATACATGTTCCTTGCCTGGGGCATGGGTTGCTATATCCTCCTCAAGGGTCTCCTTTGATAATGCACTTGCATCCTTAGCCTGGGCATCAGTCTAGAGTGGGAATGGACTTGGGGAAGGGGAGGCCTCACCAGGTTGCTATGCCACCATGGTTTTGTAGGGCCCTGGACCTGGTTCCAGTACAGGGAGAGGCCAAAGTGCTGCTCCTCAGAGACGTCCAGCACGAGGTGCACATCATCGCCATCGGCAGACACACTGAGCCAGGGCAGGGCTGTGGGcaaggtgaagagagagagacttccTTCATCTCTTCTGCATACCCACCCCTGGCCATACCCCTCCAACTGATCCTTTAGTTTCCTTCATATCCCTGAGACTGGAAGGCCCCTGGACAGCAGAGCCTGTGTCCTCATCGCTGATCAGACTTTGTCCCTAGCAGCCAGCCCAGTATCCTGACCCaactcttctccctctgcagccagGAAGATCCTATAACCACAGTAAGGTAAACCATCTTCCTCTGCTCAGAACCTTCTGATGACCCCTCCCTGGTTACTCTCAGAGTAAAAGGCAGAGTCCTTATGACGGCTTGCAAGACCTTATCCACTTTATCCTCATTTCCTAGCACTCTTGCCCTTAATTGCTGCGGACACACTGCCCTCTTTGCTAATACTTAGTAACACACCAGACACACTCTtgcctcaggccctttgcactggctgttccttCTGCATATGGAACACTTTTCCCTCAGAAACCCACAGGGCTCCTCCCATACCTCCTTCAGGTGTTTGCTCACCAGACTGAAGCCATCCCTGACTTCTGCAAActcccaaatcccttctcctccttccccttcccccaatttTTTTCATAGCACTAATCACATCTTATTGCATAGTTCACATCTCCATGTGTTTATTGTGTCCTCCATCACCCCTATGCTGACCCTGACTCCCATCTAGAATATCAGCTCTGTAAGGCAAGGATTTTTGTCAGATTTTTGTTGACTAATCTCAAGTGCCTAGGACTATTTCTTGGGCAGAGTagttactcaataaatatctgttgaaaaaGTGGAACAGTGtctactgaatgaatgaagacatGAAATGCATGATGTGTATCTGTGTCCTCAAAGCTCCGGTGCTGAGTAGTCTCTAATGAATTACCAAAGAGGCAGGCCCAAACTTAAGGAAccgaaaaggaaataaaattgaaaaaatttaagagttcagggcatttgggtggctcagttggttggggatctgccttgggctgaggtcatgatcctagggtcctgggatcgagtcccaggtcaggctccctgttcagcctatttctccctctgcctgctgttccccctgcttgagttctttctctctctgacaaataaataaaatatttttaaaaaagaaaaaaaaatttaagggttCAAAAATATCACTGCTTATATCTTGATCTGGGTGACAGTTATGCAAATGTATACATGTGTAAAAATTAACTGAACTGGACCTTAAAATTAGTGCACTTTACACACTTTTCTATGTGTGTGTTataccacagtaaaaaaaaatacaatatgaaaaaatgaacaaagtgaaaataaaattcaaacattGCCTGGGAAAAATCATCAGAACCTTGACCTTCCTAGCCCTTATTTTATGGATTAATATTGTTTGTATTTTGGTATATGGTGGTAGTGGGGTGTACCAATATCTTGACAATGCTTTGGGCCTCTAGATGTCCTTggtactaataaataaatttgttataAAGAGTGAGAGATTCACCTTCATATtcccaatgcctggcacagagtaggagcTACTGCAGTTCATGtgtgatgaatgaatgagctaCGAGATTCTGGATTGTGTTAAACCCAGACCTGAAGCCACCTCCAAGCATCCCTCATACTCcagaccctgcccctccctccttccagccctgCTGGCCATAGCCCGTACCCCAGCAGCTCTGGATGCTGTCCTGGACTTCAAGCCCCTTGCAGTCTGGGGAGAGATCACAGAAAAGCCTCCAGTGGGGCTGGGGgccaaagaaaaaaggggggcacCAACCCATGGGGAGCACTGGGAAGGGCTCCTTGTCCCTTAAATACCATCCCATCTATCCAGTGCCCAAAGCACCCTTCTCAGGCACTGGGAAGCTATATCACCTGGGGAGAGGAGACAAGAGGGATAGACGCTAGGGAAGATGGGAGCTCAGACCCCTGCCTGTGAGTGGATGGGACGAGGAAGGGAGTGAAAGCAGAATGGTAGTAGCCGGAGGGGAAAGAGACCAGGGGACAGGACTTGGGGCCCCTGAGGCTCTGGAGCCACTTACCAGGCAACTGCTGTGTGAGATTGAGTTCCTTCTGGTACCTGGGCTGAGTGTAGGACCAGAGTCGCACCTCAGCCCCCAGAGCAGCCTCGAAGCAGTCAAATACTACAGAGCCCTGTGAGGAGAGGGGTGGTGGAAGGCTGGTGGTATAGGGCTCAGAAATACAGGCCAAGGGCTCTGAGCTCCTCTGGGGACCACTCCACTTGCCTCCTCCCCCAACCAATGACTCTATATTGTAGGGCCCGAAATTCTCCCATTAGTGTTTCCTTTAAAGGCCCCCAGTTCTAAAGCACACACCCTCAGTAGGGGTGTCAGCAGGGCAGGGATAAGGGCTCTAGCTATTTGAGTCCTTGCTCCCACTCCTGCTGTCCCCCATCCCATGGCCAAAGCTAAGGTGATCAGATACGCCAACACAAATGTGAGACACCCCTTCCCACACCCAGTGCCTCAGTGGTCCTCACAACTGCCCATTGAGGTAGGCCAGCAGATTCTCTCCCATTCTACAATTTTCCAGGCAAGAGGATATTGGctgggagctgcaggcaggggtggggaaagtCAAAGGGTTTGAGTTATTTGGCCCAAGTGGAGCTACATCTTCCAAACACACGTGGCATCCTGAAGTGGGGAGAAGCCCCAACACCCTGCACCATGGTCTACACACAGGGCAGACATGGTATAGAAAGTCCAGAGAAGTAGATCCAGAGCACAGACTTCCCCTCTCCaatctcagtttctctctctggaaaatgaGGGTAATAATAATGCCTAGTTCATGTGTACTTCTGAGAATTACAGAAGAAAGGgagaattaggggcacctgggtggctcagtgggttaaagcctctgccttcggctcaggtcatgctctcagggtcctgggatcgaaccccacatcgggctctctgctcagcagggagcctgcttccacctctctatctgcctgcctctctgcctacttgtgatctctgtctgtcaaataaataaataaaatcttaaaaaaaaaaaaaaagaaagaaagggagaattaACTCTCCTGAGATCCTTCAGTGCTGGGCATTACACAAGGTGTTTTACACATACCAACTCATCTTTTTCTCACAACAGCCACATGAGGTAGGActattcttattcccattttacagacaggaaaACAGAGGCATAAAGGGCTGGAAGGTCTTGGGCACAGCCCTGCCAGAGTCAGCGCACAGagataacacacacacaagagcACTTCAGAGACGCCATATTGAGAAGATGGCTACTGCTAGGATTAGGATTTTGCATACCACAGACTGACCAGGCTGCACAAGGGCAGCAGGCACTTGCACCTCCAGCAGGACACAGCGGGCGGTAGGGTAGGCCTGGAAGGAGAGCACCACCTGGGCCTGGAGAAAGGCTGTGAGCAATGGGGTGGGGCACTGGTCAGGCTCCAGGGCCTCCGGCCAGGCCCTGGCTAGGGGCAGTTGGGCCAGCCAGGTTCCCCTCACCGTTCCTAGGCTCCTCGAGCTCCAGATCAGCGGCTCTTCCAGACCTGTCCTCATCTTTAGGTTCTTCCCAGTGCCCTGGAACCACCCAAGAACAAGGCCTAGGTCAGGCCTAGGCTCTGGGCTGGCTTTGGACTTGGCTTCCCTCCTGAAGGCCCAGTGCTGAGAAgcaggggccaggcctggggccgGGATTAGGGTGACGGAGACAGGGAGACCAGGCTAACCCGGGGGTCCTTTGGCCGGTGTTCTCCAGGTGAACACTGAAGATGCACAGGACTGCTTGGCGGACTCCCCAAGCCTTGTGCCCATCCCAGACATGCTGCTGACATGTGCACATACAGCTAGGGGATGAAATGCTCACCATGCACAGCCAGGTGGAtagacacacgcacacagaggTCACAGTCAGTCTCCTGGTGGCACCTCAGCACCAGCTCTGTCTGCAGGCGTGTGGGCACCAGCACAGGGCCCGGGGCGGACACGATGCTCCCGGGCAGGCAGAGCACGTCACCATCTGTGCATCAAGGGTCAGGGGGAGCTAAAGCTGTTCATAATCCAGAGTTTAGTTGCACCTGACGCCCCCAGAGGGCCAAGAAGCTTTGGGTTCTTCCTGGGAGCTTTGGGTGGTCAGGGCAGGGAATTGGAAcatctcccctcccttctgccaCCCTgagcagttcttttctttctaaaagtaGGGCTACTCACCCCAGAGATGGCAGGAAAGGCcctaggaaggagggaaagacgAATCAGAGTTTATGCCGCCGAACCTAGCCATTTTTCCCCTGCCTGATAACCCTGGCCAACATTCTGGGGCTCCCCATTCAAGCCCCTCCCAGGAGAAGACAAACCCAGCTCTTGCCCCCTCCCGTTCTTCTCTTATCCCATCAGCACCAGACAGACCAGCCAGGGCAGTTCTGGTGACAGTGACAGGAGCCAGGCCAGGGCCTCCGATAGGCAGCAGACCGAACCCTGAGCTTGCCCCCAACCCTCCCATTACCCCAGACTTACCGGAGAGCAGCGGGCAGTGTCCTGAGGCCCCATAAGCTTCTCTAAAGAGAGGACCATGGGGCTTCGGCCCAGTGCCAAGGACAACAGGAACCAAGGCACTGGCATCTTCCATGTACCAGGAGGCACCAAAGCCCAAGGCCCTGTCCTGCCCCCCCAAGGGGGGGGCAGACACCGTACCTCCGTTCCTAATCAGCCCCAAGCCTGTGGGCACTAGGGGCCAGAATCCCTCTTCAGCCTGGGGTCCCAGTGCTGTTTTGAGCACTCCCTCTCCTGGGAGCCCTGAATCCTGTCCCAGTCCAGCCGGGAGTGCTTTCCTTTCGGTTTGGCTCCCGGCAGGCAGCTGACTGTTCCCGCCCCGCCCTGTCCCTCCCACCAACACCAGGCCTGGGAGCCAGCAGCCTTGGACTGGGGTGGttgcctcctctcttctccctgtctcgtcctcctccttctctgctgACACCTGGCTGGGAGGGGCCCCTTAAGAGGGTGGTGGCCTCACCGCTGAGTAAGAGAGCGTTACTCACCCTGGGAGTCCCTAAGGAAGAGGACCTGGGCAATACACGGGCATCTCCACTTCCCACGTGAATCTGGGATTTTGCTGCCCATTAGGTCCCCTCATACAGGGCACCCCTTGTCCCTTCACACATCTGCCTTGGGACTCAGTGACCCTTTGTGGGGCAGGAGCTCTAAAGGAAGGGACAAAGGGCATCAGAAAGTGGGCTTTTCACCCCTTCTTGGCCTCTGCTCAAGGGTGGGAAGGAACTCAGGACTCAGAGCCAGGAAGACAGGGGCCCCATTTGTGCTGTTGCCATGTTGCATGATAGATGGACCTTTCTGAACCTGTTCACAGTAAGGATTAAGATTTCcaggtcctggggcacctgggtggctcagtcattaagcatctggcttcagctcaggtcgtgatcccagggtcctggaatcgggccccacatcgggctccctgctcagcaggaagcctgcttctccctcttccacttccctgcttgcgttccctctctcactgtgtgtgtgtgtctctccctctgtcaaataaataaaattaataaaattaaaacaaacaaaaaaagatttccagGTCCTCTTTTGGCTTTCAGAGGCTTTGCTTGCGAGAATGTGAAGGATATGGTTGTGGGTATGGACATGGGAGATCTGGACCCACAAATGATGCATAACAACCCCCAGGCAGGGCTGTGCTGACCCCTCCTCCAACTCAGTATCCTGGGCACCCTAGAGAAGCACACCATGTCTCTTAGCTTATCCATTATGTTtgcctttattaattttcttttgatcTTGGTTTCTATTGTCCCACCTTTGCCCTGGACACCCAAGGCCAAAACCTCTTTCCCTGGGTCAggtgccctcccttcctccctccatcctctgGGCAGGGCTCCCTTCTGGGAAAGCAGTATCCCTGCCTCAGAAAGGGTTTTtctccactccccccaccccgcaacaGAGTTACTCCTCGCTCAGAATTGGCATGGCTCCTGCCTCCTCTATCTCTGTCCCACACCTCTCCAGCCTGGACTGGAGCATGTGCAGACTGCTCTTTCAgcaattttgaagaaaagaagtGTGAGgagttccccacccccaacagaaCTGGGGTCACTGGAGCTCTCATTAAACAGCGATTCTCCCTGCTGGTTCCTAAAGGGTAAACACGAGGAAGAAGCCAGACGCTTAAGGAAGGGgctgggacagagagggaggtgcTCTACTCCCAGGCCAGCAAACAGAGCAGTAAGAATTTTTGGCCAGTAGTCCTGAGGAAGCACCCCAAGGGTTCTAGGGTAGAAGGCTCATTCAGGGGTTCCAGCCAGTACCCCTATGCCTGTCTCTGCTCAGCCTCGGTGGGCAAAATTTGGCGGCCTCGAGTTCCAGCCGGTGGCACAGCTCCAGGCGACCCCGCAGGCACCGCCGATTCCCGAAGAGGCCTCCGCTGGCTGCTTCGGTGGAAGGCTGCGCGTCTAGAGCCCGCAGTAGGCGTGGCAGGTCGCGCAGGAGGCGGTAGCGTGGCAGGTCGCGCAGGGGCGGGGGAATGTCCCCCTTGGCACAGAGGCGACTGAAgtaagcaagcagcagcagcgggCGCGGAGCGGCTTGGAGCAGGGCGCGCAGGGGTGCGGAGTGGGGATCCCGGCCTTGGGCTGGACTGGGGCCGGCACTGCTCCACAGAAGCAGCACGGTGCCCCGCTCCTGCGCGACGCGCGCCCGTGCAGCCCACAGCCACGGCAGCGGGCCCACGCGCGCCACGCGCGTCCCCTCCCACAGGTCCACGATCACGTCGCGCCCGCCGCCCAGCGATGCCCGCAGCAGTTCAGCCAGCGCTCCCACCAGGCGCCGCT from Neovison vison isolate M4711 chromosome 6, ASM_NN_V1, whole genome shotgun sequence encodes:
- the IL17RC gene encoding interleukin-17 receptor C isoform X4; this translates as MPVPWFLLSLALGRSPMVLSLEKLMGPQDTARCSPGLSCHLWDGDVLCLPGSIVSAPGPVLVPTRLQTELVLRCHQETDCDLCVRVSIHLAVHGHWEEPKDEDRSGRAADLELEEPRNAFLQAQVVLSFQAYPTARCVLLEVQVPAALVQPGQSVGSVVFDCFEAALGAEVRLWSYTQPRYQKELNLTQQLPALPWLSVSADGDDVHLVLDVSEEQHFGLSLYWNQVQGPTKPWWHSNLTGPRNITLNHTDLFPCLCIQVWPLEPDSVRTSLCPFKEDPRAHRNLWRAARLRLLSPQGWQLNAPCLLLAEATLCWQAPGGGPCLSLVPPLSRENVTVNKTLELPLLNVHPNLCVQVSSWEKLQLQECLWADSLGALKDDMLLLETRGPQNNRSLCALEPSGCTPLLSQASTRAARLGEQLLQDLQSGQCLQLWEDDLRALWACPMDKYVHQRWALVWLACLLLASALFLLFLVKRNQVKAVARGRATLLVYSAEDSGFERLVGALASALCQLPLRVAVDLWSRRELSAQGPLAWFHAQRRQTLQEGGVVVLLFSPGAVALCHEWLQDGASASAPHGPHDAFAASLSCVLPDFLQGRAPGRYVGAYFEGLLHSEAVPALFRSVPVFSLPSQLPDFLRTLQGPGTLRPGRLGERAKRVSRALQPALDQLLQSPGDPGDPEDGTRVGT
- the IL17RC gene encoding interleukin-17 receptor C isoform X2, whose product is MPVPWFLLSLALGRSPMVLSLEKLMGPQDTARCSPGLSCHLWDGDVLCLPGSIVSAPGPVLVPTRLQTELVLRCHQETDCDLCVRVSIHLAVHGHWEEPKDEDRSGRAADLELEEPRNAFLQAQVVLSFQAYPTARCVLLEVQVPAALVQPGQSVGSVVFDCFEAALGAEVRLWSYTQPRYQKELNLTQQLPDCKGLEVQDSIQSCWALPWLSVSADGDDVHLVLDVSEEQHFGLSLYWNQVQGPTKPWWHSNLTGPRNITLNHTDLFPCLCIQVWPLEPDSVRTSLCPFKEDPRAHRNLWRAARLRLLSPQGWQLNAPCLLLAEATLCWQAPGGGPCLSLVPPLSRENVTVNKTLELPLLNVHPNLCVQVSSWEKLQLQECLWADSLGALKDDMLLLETRGPQNNRSLCALEPSGCTPLLSQASTRAARLGEQLLQDLQSGQCLQLWEDDLRALWACPMDKYVHQRWALVWLACLLLASALFLLFLVKRNQVKAVARGRATLLVYSAEDSGFERLVGALASALCQLPLRVAVDLWSRRELSAQGPLAWFHAQRRQTLQEGGVVVLLFSPGAVALCHEWLQDGASASAPHGPHDAFAASLSCVLPDFLQGRAPGRYVGAYFEGLLHSEAVPALFRSVPVFSLPSQLPDFLRTLQGPGTLRPGRLGERAKRVSRALQPALDQLLQSPGDPGDPEDGTRVGT
- the IL17RC gene encoding interleukin-17 receptor C isoform X5 translates to MPVPWFLLSLALGRSPMVLSLEKLMGPQDTARCSPGLSCHLWGHWEEPKDEDRSGRAADLELEEPRNAFLQAQVVLSFQAYPTARCVLLEVQVPAALVQPGQSVGSVVFDCFEAALGAEVRLWSYTQPRYQKELNLTQQLPDCKGLEVQDSIQSCWALPWLSVSADGDDVHLVLDVSEEQHFGLSLYWNQVQGPTKPWWHSNLTGPRNITLNHTDLFPCLCIQVWPLEPDSVRTSLCPFKEDPRAHRNLWRAARLRLLSPQGWQLNAPCLLLAEATLCWQAPGGGPCLSLVPPLSRENVTVNKTLELPLLNVHPNLCVQVSSWEKLQLQECLWADSLGALKDDMLLLETRGPQNNRSLCALEPSGCTPLLSQASTRAARLGEQLLQDLQSGQCLQLWEDDLRALWACPMDKYVHQRWALVWLACLLLASALFLLFLVKRNQVKGWLRLLKEDLRAGAVARGRATLLVYSAEDSGFERLVGALASALCQLPLRVAVDLWSRRELSAQGPLAWFHAQRRQTLQEGGVVVLLFSPGAVALCHEWLQDGASASAPHGPHDAFAASLSCVLPDFLQGRAPGRYVGAYFEGLLHSEAVPALFRSVPVFSLPSQLPDFLRTLQGPGTLRPGRLGERAKRVSRALQPALDQLLQSPGDPGDPEDGTRVGT
- the IL17RC gene encoding interleukin-17 receptor C isoform X3; the protein is MPVPWFLLSLALGRSPMVLSLEKLMGPQDTARCSPGLSCHLWDGDVLCLPGSIVSAPGPVLVPTRLQTELVLRCHQETDCDLCVRVSIHLAVHGHWEEPKDEDRSGRAADLELEEPRNAFLQAQVVLSFQAYPTARCVLLEVQVPAALVQPGQSVGSVVFDCFEAALGAEVRLWSYTQPRYQKELNLTQQLPALPWLSVSADGDDVHLVLDVSEEQHFGLSLYWNQVQGPTKPWWHSNLTGPRNITLNHTDLFPCLCIQVWPLEPDSVRTSLCPFKEDPRAHRNLWRAARLRLLSPQGWQLNAPCLLLAEATLCWQAPGGGPCLSLVPPLSRENVTVNKTLELPLLNVHPNLCVQVSSWEKLQLQECLWADSLGALKDDMLLLETRGPQNNRSLCALEPSGCTPLLSQASTRAARLGEQLLQDLQSGQCLQLWEDDLRALWACPMDKYVHQRWALVWLACLLLASALFLLFLVKRNQVKGWLRLLKEDLRAGAVARGRATLLVYSAEDSGFERLVGALASALCQLPLRVAVDLWSRRELSAQGPLAWFHAQRRQTLQEGGVVVLLFSPGAVALCHEWLQDGASASAPHGPHDAFAASLSCVLPDFLQGRAPGRYVGAYFEGLLHSEAVPALFRSVPVFSLPSQLPDFLRTLQGPGTLRPGRLGERAKRVSRALQPALDQLLQSPGDPGDPEDGTRVGT
- the IL17RC gene encoding interleukin-17 receptor C isoform X1, which codes for MPVPWFLLSLALGRSPMVLSLEKLMGPQDTARCSPGLSCHLWDGDVLCLPGSIVSAPGPVLVPTRLQTELVLRCHQETDCDLCVRVSIHLAVHGHWEEPKDEDRSGRAADLELEEPRNAFLQAQVVLSFQAYPTARCVLLEVQVPAALVQPGQSVGSVVFDCFEAALGAEVRLWSYTQPRYQKELNLTQQLPDCKGLEVQDSIQSCWALPWLSVSADGDDVHLVLDVSEEQHFGLSLYWNQVQGPTKPWWHSNLTGPRNITLNHTDLFPCLCIQVWPLEPDSVRTSLCPFKEDPRAHRNLWRAARLRLLSPQGWQLNAPCLLLAEATLCWQAPGGGPCLSLVPPLSRENVTVNKTLELPLLNVHPNLCVQVSSWEKLQLQECLWADSLGALKDDMLLLETRGPQNNRSLCALEPSGCTPLLSQASTRAARLGEQLLQDLQSGQCLQLWEDDLRALWACPMDKYVHQRWALVWLACLLLASALFLLFLVKRNQVKGWLRLLKEDLRAGAVARGRATLLVYSAEDSGFERLVGALASALCQLPLRVAVDLWSRRELSAQGPLAWFHAQRRQTLQEGGVVVLLFSPGAVALCHEWLQDGASASAPHGPHDAFAASLSCVLPDFLQGRAPGRYVGAYFEGLLHSEAVPALFRSVPVFSLPSQLPDFLRTLQGPGTLRPGRLGERAKRVSRALQPALDQLLQSPGDPGDPEDGTRVGT